A section of the Oreochromis niloticus isolate F11D_XX linkage group LG9, O_niloticus_UMD_NMBU, whole genome shotgun sequence genome encodes:
- the LOC100707053 gene encoding gastrula zinc finger protein XlCGF8.2DB, protein MDDISQKHPAPASKDEPAAIPVEKTFPAMKQPRRRKRANREDRSLSCDQCGKSFTQIGSLKSHQLIHTGVKPFSCDQCGKTFTHSWSLKTHQVVHTKFKAFNCDQCGKSFTQKGHLKRHHMIHDGGKSFVCDQCGKSFQDRYHLEKHQGVHSEVKPFTCDQCGNSFIGIDRLKRHQLIHSGEKPFSCDQCGKAFRSKCNLKSHQLIHSGEKSFSCDQCGKSFAYVSHLKRHQLIHSGAKQFVCGDCGKAFTQKTGLNSHQLIHSGVKSFVCGDCGKAFIEIESLKSHQLTHSGVKTFVCGQCGKSFFHNKRLLRHQKTHKVSSCEKRGRPMGHYPDRVHLKVLLDAASNLKSLRSGFTEFSFNFLRKSELHYVFVDLVKP, encoded by the coding sequence ATGGATGATATCAGCCAAAAACATCCAGCACCAGCAAGTAAAGATGAGCCAGCGGCGATCCCTGTGGAAAAGACTTTTCCTGCTATGAAGCAGCCCAGAAGACGCAAGCGCGCCAACAGGGAGGACAGAAGCTtgagctgtgatcagtgtgggaagTCTTTTACTCAGATTGGTAGCTTGAAATCACATCAGcttatccacacaggtgtgaaaccattcagctgtgatcagtgtggaaagaccTTTACTCATAGCTGGagcttaaaaacacatcagGTCGTCCACACGAAATTTAAAGCTTTcaactgtgatcagtgtggaaagtcttttactcagAAAGGTCACTTAAAGAGACATCATATGATCCATGATGGAGGTAAATCATTtgtctgtgatcagtgtggaaagtcttttcagGATAGATATCACTTAGAGAAACATCAGGGCGTCCACAGTGAAGTTAAACCTTTtacctgtgatcagtgtggaaattCTTTTATCGGGATTGATAGGTTAAAAAgacatcagctcatccacagtggagagaaaccattcagctgtgatcagtgtggaaaggcTTTTCGTTCTAAGTGCAACTTAAAAtcacatcagctcatccacagtggagagaaATCTTTCAGCTGCgatcagtgtggaaagtcttttgctTACGTTAGTCACTTAAAAAgacatcagctcatccacagtGGTGCTAAACAATTTGTATGTGGTGACTGTGGAAAGGCTTTTACTCAAAAGACTGGCTTAAACtcacatcagctcatccactCTGGTGTTAAATCATTTGTATGTGGTGACTGTGGAAAGGCTTTTATTGAGATTGAAAGCTTAAAATCACATCAGCTCACCCACTCTGGAGTTAAAACATTTGTGTGTGgtcagtgtggaaagtctttctTCCATAACAAACGTCTATTGAGGCATCAAAAAACCCACAAAGTGTCCTCCTGTGAGAAAAGGGGCAGACCAATGGGACATTACCCTGACAGGGTTCATTTGAAAGTTCTTCTGGATGCTGCGTCAAACTTAAAAAGCTTGAGATCAGGCTTCACAGAATTCAGCTTTAATTTCCTGAGAAAGTCAGAGCTTCACTATGTCTTTGTAGATCTAGTGAAACCATGA